Proteins encoded together in one Musa acuminata AAA Group cultivar baxijiao chromosome BXJ3-6, Cavendish_Baxijiao_AAA, whole genome shotgun sequence window:
- the LOC135640523 gene encoding mitogen-activated protein kinase kinase kinase 3-like isoform X1 translates to MKMPAWWEGKSKSKPKPKPSSSRRSAAEQEQSHPVDDEDVTPKRGSGRGKVKGNIFDGILGFRRGKVPSPISAGGGCGGGGGNVSVFGQPLPLPKSVSSPLPYLVSHEHPAVAGSASASTSVSTSSGSSSASSDETPDLGFYRYPDTISMPRGRNVAPDLQSPQYTTEDRQLFSRIAALEHPKYFESSDTPRKESQPHGFDPSSNGRTAYSHVQSSAETLYGRRTAISSPGHPFPTSPVHSKAFGLCPVSPSQRQDNFRSPPHPLPLPPSSPSSSSSSSRSPRLQWKRGKLIGRGTFGHVYLGFNSESGQMCAIKEVKDIFDDKNSKECLKQLSQEIGLLSQLSHLNIVQYYGSELAEDTLSVYLEYISGGSIHKLLQEYGPFSEPLIRNYTAQILSGLSYLHERNTVHRDIKGANILVDPNGKIKLADFGMAKHISSCTSIRSFKGSPYWMAPEIIMNGSGYNLSVDIWSLGCTVLEMASSKPPWSQYEGVAAIFKIGNSKDIPEIPDHLSSEGKDFLKLCLQRDPMARPSAAQLMEHPFVRDQITTNAAKFNEIRDTLPSSANRSTRMQLTVELSSKENASLHDREYGICQTSRFLSELPSAYKNSRNLTSLRTNMSLPVSPCSSPLRQFRQSNRSCLPSPPHPSYSSGADNYSPVNNILYPARLSNNISNPFSDIGLLKARTPSDSSRRLNLRL, encoded by the exons ATGAAGATGCCAGCTTGGTGGGAGGGGAAGTCGAAGTCCAAGCCGAAGCCGAAGCCCAGTTCCAGTCGTCGGTCTGCGGCGGAGCAGGAGCAGTCGCACCCGGTGGACGATGAGGACGTGACGCCGAAGCGCGGCAGCGGGCGCGGGAAGGTGAAAGGTAACATCTTTGACGGGATTCTTGGCTTCAGACGGGGCAAAGTTCCTTCCCCCATTTCCGCCGGCGGCGGCTGTGGAGGTGGTGGCGGGAATGTTTCGGTGTTCGGTCAACCGCTTCCGCTGCCGAAGTCGGTCTCGTCGCCACTGCCGTATTTGGTGTCTCACGAGCACCCGGCGGTCGCGGGGTCGGCGTCGGCGTCGACGTCGGTTTCGACCTCCAGCGGCAGCTCCTCGGCGTCGTCGGATGAGACTCCTGATCTCGGGTTCTACAG GTATCCGGATACCATCAGCATGCCAAGGGGAAGAAATGTAGCACCTGACTTGCAATCGCCTCAGTATACAACTGAAGACCGGCAGCTCTTCTCCCGCATTGCAGCTTTGGAACATCCGAAATACTTTGAAAGCTCTGATACTCCAAGAAAAGAGTCACAACCACACGGATTCGATCCTTCCTCTAATGGTAGGACTGCCTACTCTCATGTCCAATCTTCGGCTGAGACTTTATATGGTAGAAGAACTGCAATTTCTTCCCCTGGGCATCCTTTTCCTACCTCCCCTGTGCATTCCAAAGCATTTGGTTTATGTCCAGTCTCCCCAAGCCAACGACAGGATAATTTTAGGAGCCCACCTCATCCCTTACCTCTTCCTCCAAGCTCCCCTAgctcttcatcctcttcttcaCGTTCTCCAAGGCTGCAGTGGAAGAGGGGAAAATTGATAGGCAGGGGAACCTTTGGCCATGTCTATCTTGGATTCAACAG TGAGAGTGGGCAGATGTGTGCAATCAAAGAGGTCAAAGACATATTTGATGACAAAAATTCAAAAGAGTGTCTCAAGCAACTAAGCCAG GAAATTGGTTTGCTCAGTCAGCTGTCCCATCTAAACATTGTGCAGTACTATGGAAGTGAGCTG GCTGAAGATACACTCTCAGTCTATCTGGAGTATATCTCTGGGGGTTCTATTCACAAGCTGCTTCAGGAGTATGGTCCTTTTAGTGAACCTCTAATCCGGAACTATACTGCACAGATCCTTTCTGGACTTTCATACTTGCATGAGAGGAATACTGTGCACAG GGATATCAAAGGAGCAAATATACTTGTAGATCCTAATGGTAAAATCAAACTGGCTGATTTTGGAATGGCTAAACAT ATATCATCTTGCACTTCAATACGTTCATTTAAAGGAAGCCCTTACTGGATGGCTCCTGAG ATTATCATGAATGGAAGTGGCTATAACCTCTCTGTAGATATATGGAGCCTGGGATGTACAGTTCTTGAGATGGCATCTTCAAAGCCACCCTGGAGCCAGTATGAGGGG GTAGCTGCCATATTCAAAATTGGGAATAGCAAAGATATACCAGAAATCCCAGACCATCTTTCTTCTGAAGGAAAGGATTTTCTAAAGTTATGTTTGCAGCGTGATCCAATGGCTCGCCCTTCAGCTGCTCAACTGATGGAGCACCCTTTTGTTCGAGACCAAATAACAACAAATGCAGCAAAATTTAATGAAATCAGAGATACTCTGCCTTCTTCCGCTAATAGAAGTACTAGAATG CAGTTGACTGTCGAGCTCTCTTCAAAAGAAAACGCTTCTCTACATGATAGGGAATATGGCATATGTCAAACATCTAGATTTCTCTCAGAACTTCCTTCAGCATATAAGAATTCAAG AAACTTAACTAGCTTGAGAACAAACATGTCCCTACCTGTTTCTCCCTGTTCCAGTCCACTAAGGCAGTTCAGACAATCTAACAGAAGTTGCttgccttctcctcctcatccatCTTATTCTTCCGGAGCAGATAACTACAGTCCAGTCAACAATATACTCTATCCAGCTAGATTAAGCAATAACATTTCAAATCCTTTCTCTGATATCGGCTTGCTAAAGGCCCGAACACCATCTGACTCTTCGAGAAGATTGAACCTCCGTTTGTAA
- the LOC103988065 gene encoding GDP-L-galactose phosphorylase 1-like — MVTIRRVPTVLSTCQEDSGQPGGCGRNCLGNCCLPGDAQNRILICIIPPRFCLFLAVELFTVSKLPLYAFGSDASPKVSPPGVDEPPSDFFLNTLLQGQDRMSRGLFRYDVTACETWVIAGEYGFMAQLNEGRHLKKRPTEFRVDLLLRPLDPTKLNFTKVGQEEILFRFEAGEGDKARFLESAAGG, encoded by the exons ATGGTGACCATCAGGAGGGTTCCCACCGTGCTCTCTACCTGCCAGGAGGATTCCGGCCAGCCCGGGGGCTGCGGCCGAAACTGCCTCGGCAACTGCTGCTTGCCTGGTGACGCACAAAATCGCATCTTGATTTGTATTATTCCTCCAAGATTCTGTTTGTTTCTTGCTGTAGAATTGTTTACAGTATCCAAACTTCCCCTTTATGCCTTCGGCAGCGACGCAAGTCCGAAAGTTTCTCCCCCCGGTGTCGACGAACCACCGTCCGATTTCTTTCTCAACACCCTTTTGCAGGGGCAG GATCGGATGAGCCGCGGGCTGTTTCGGTACGATGTGACGGCGTGCGAGACTTGGGTGATTGCCGGGGAGTATGGTTTCATGGCGCAGCTGAACGAGGGCCGCCACCTCAAGAAGCGACCCACGGAGTTCCGCGTCGATCTCCTCCTCCGGCCCTTGGATCCTACCAAGTTAAACTTCACCAAGGTCGGCCAGGAGGAGATCCTGTTCCGCTTCGAGGCTGGGGAAGGTGACAAAGCTCGGTTCTTGGAGAGTGCTGCTGGTGGATGA
- the LOC135640523 gene encoding mitogen-activated protein kinase kinase kinase 3-like isoform X2, giving the protein MKMPAWWEGKSKSKPKPKPSSSRRSAAEQEQSHPVDDEDVTPKRGSGRGKVKGNIFDGILGFRRGKVPSPISAGGGCGGGGGNVSVFGQPLPLPKSVSSPLPYLVSHEHPAVAGSASASTSVSTSSGSSSASSDETPDLGFYRYPDTISMPRGRNVAPDLQSPQYTTEDRQLFSRIAALEHPKYFESSDTPRKESQPHGFDPSSNGRTAYSHVQSSAETLYGRRTAISSPGHPFPTSPVHSKAFGLCPVSPSQRQDNFRSPPHPLPLPPSSPSSSSSSSRSPRLQWKRGKLIGRGTFGHVYLGFNSESGQMCAIKEVKDIFDDKNSKECLKQLSQEIGLLSQLSHLNIVQYYGSELAEDTLSVYLEYISGGSIHKLLQEYGPFSEPLIRNYTAQILSGLSYLHERNTVHRDIKGANILVDPNGKIKLADFGMAKHISSCTSIRSFKGSPYWMAPEIIMNGSGYNLSVDIWSLGCTVLEMASSKPPWSQYEGVAAIFKIGNSKDIPEIPDHLSSEGKDFLKLCLQRDPMARPSAAQLMEHPFVRDQITTNAAKFNEIRDTLPSSANRSTRMLTVELSSKENASLHDREYGICQTSRFLSELPSAYKNSRNLTSLRTNMSLPVSPCSSPLRQFRQSNRSCLPSPPHPSYSSGADNYSPVNNILYPARLSNNISNPFSDIGLLKARTPSDSSRRLNLRL; this is encoded by the exons ATGAAGATGCCAGCTTGGTGGGAGGGGAAGTCGAAGTCCAAGCCGAAGCCGAAGCCCAGTTCCAGTCGTCGGTCTGCGGCGGAGCAGGAGCAGTCGCACCCGGTGGACGATGAGGACGTGACGCCGAAGCGCGGCAGCGGGCGCGGGAAGGTGAAAGGTAACATCTTTGACGGGATTCTTGGCTTCAGACGGGGCAAAGTTCCTTCCCCCATTTCCGCCGGCGGCGGCTGTGGAGGTGGTGGCGGGAATGTTTCGGTGTTCGGTCAACCGCTTCCGCTGCCGAAGTCGGTCTCGTCGCCACTGCCGTATTTGGTGTCTCACGAGCACCCGGCGGTCGCGGGGTCGGCGTCGGCGTCGACGTCGGTTTCGACCTCCAGCGGCAGCTCCTCGGCGTCGTCGGATGAGACTCCTGATCTCGGGTTCTACAG GTATCCGGATACCATCAGCATGCCAAGGGGAAGAAATGTAGCACCTGACTTGCAATCGCCTCAGTATACAACTGAAGACCGGCAGCTCTTCTCCCGCATTGCAGCTTTGGAACATCCGAAATACTTTGAAAGCTCTGATACTCCAAGAAAAGAGTCACAACCACACGGATTCGATCCTTCCTCTAATGGTAGGACTGCCTACTCTCATGTCCAATCTTCGGCTGAGACTTTATATGGTAGAAGAACTGCAATTTCTTCCCCTGGGCATCCTTTTCCTACCTCCCCTGTGCATTCCAAAGCATTTGGTTTATGTCCAGTCTCCCCAAGCCAACGACAGGATAATTTTAGGAGCCCACCTCATCCCTTACCTCTTCCTCCAAGCTCCCCTAgctcttcatcctcttcttcaCGTTCTCCAAGGCTGCAGTGGAAGAGGGGAAAATTGATAGGCAGGGGAACCTTTGGCCATGTCTATCTTGGATTCAACAG TGAGAGTGGGCAGATGTGTGCAATCAAAGAGGTCAAAGACATATTTGATGACAAAAATTCAAAAGAGTGTCTCAAGCAACTAAGCCAG GAAATTGGTTTGCTCAGTCAGCTGTCCCATCTAAACATTGTGCAGTACTATGGAAGTGAGCTG GCTGAAGATACACTCTCAGTCTATCTGGAGTATATCTCTGGGGGTTCTATTCACAAGCTGCTTCAGGAGTATGGTCCTTTTAGTGAACCTCTAATCCGGAACTATACTGCACAGATCCTTTCTGGACTTTCATACTTGCATGAGAGGAATACTGTGCACAG GGATATCAAAGGAGCAAATATACTTGTAGATCCTAATGGTAAAATCAAACTGGCTGATTTTGGAATGGCTAAACAT ATATCATCTTGCACTTCAATACGTTCATTTAAAGGAAGCCCTTACTGGATGGCTCCTGAG ATTATCATGAATGGAAGTGGCTATAACCTCTCTGTAGATATATGGAGCCTGGGATGTACAGTTCTTGAGATGGCATCTTCAAAGCCACCCTGGAGCCAGTATGAGGGG GTAGCTGCCATATTCAAAATTGGGAATAGCAAAGATATACCAGAAATCCCAGACCATCTTTCTTCTGAAGGAAAGGATTTTCTAAAGTTATGTTTGCAGCGTGATCCAATGGCTCGCCCTTCAGCTGCTCAACTGATGGAGCACCCTTTTGTTCGAGACCAAATAACAACAAATGCAGCAAAATTTAATGAAATCAGAGATACTCTGCCTTCTTCCGCTAATAGAAGTACTAGAATG TTGACTGTCGAGCTCTCTTCAAAAGAAAACGCTTCTCTACATGATAGGGAATATGGCATATGTCAAACATCTAGATTTCTCTCAGAACTTCCTTCAGCATATAAGAATTCAAG AAACTTAACTAGCTTGAGAACAAACATGTCCCTACCTGTTTCTCCCTGTTCCAGTCCACTAAGGCAGTTCAGACAATCTAACAGAAGTTGCttgccttctcctcctcatccatCTTATTCTTCCGGAGCAGATAACTACAGTCCAGTCAACAATATACTCTATCCAGCTAGATTAAGCAATAACATTTCAAATCCTTTCTCTGATATCGGCTTGCTAAAGGCCCGAACACCATCTGACTCTTCGAGAAGATTGAACCTCCGTTTGTAA
- the LOC135640443 gene encoding uncharacterized protein LOC135640443, whose protein sequence is MAIIGLERKSSIEAEPRTLTVAELQVAREAAMFILNNNLMEEARKIFTEGLKPVPSIRDYDLFEDCDDEYEEEAEEEEEEGDEMRDWVELEQSYHTCLQIDVANASF, encoded by the exons ATGGCGATCATCGGACTGGAGAGGAAATCGTCCATAGAGGCAGAGCCTCGGACACTCACAGTGGCCGAGCTCCAGGTCGCGAGG GAGGCCGCTATGTTTATACTGAACAACAATCTTATGGAGGAGGCCAGGAAGATCTTCACCGAG GGTCTAAAACCAGTGCCGAGCATTAGAGACTACGACCTTTTcgaggattgtgatgatgagtatgaggaggaggcggaggaggaggaggaagaaggagatgAGATGAGGGATTGGGTAGAATTGGAGCAATCGTATCATACCTGTCTGCAAATTGACGTCGCGAATGCCTCCTTTTAG